In one Oryza glaberrima chromosome 2, OglaRS2, whole genome shotgun sequence genomic region, the following are encoded:
- the LOC127764048 gene encoding squamosa promoter-binding-like protein 3 isoform X1 encodes MGSFGMDWNQKSSVLWDWENMPPIGNSANENPKNVMLAESKLAGVGVDIGHESGHSSGGTFSSSSEIGYGSSKSSISASIDSPSKVGNTIELNFASAEEHDKNMDKGKSKVDDTGTSRSPVVAANRVEPLIGLKLGKRTYFEDVCGGQNVKSSPSGVSVATPGLAKKVKVAQQNTQNPHCQVEGCNVDLSSAKPYHRKHRVCEPHSKTLKVIVAGLERRFCQQCSRFHGLAEFDQKKRSCRRRLHDHNARRRKPQPEAISLSSSRLSTLLYGADARQQASFLFGQAPYGQMGSCASSWDNPVPGGFKFTATKAPWSRPTIAAGVDGTHVSNQQASGNVLPHGAHHSFDGLMAFKETNAKVLNQGMEASAVASGSARGPDFEHALSLLSIDSVGAANLQPGSQIHPGVTAIAGTSNPVMMPSPAIWQGGLSLDQQAQFQAFDRLGNDDDEDHLQLPKPSYDNSHYDQMN; translated from the exons ATGGGTTCTTTTGGGATGGACTGGAATCAGAAGAGCTCGGTGTTGTGGGATTGGGAGAATATGCCGCCGATAGGAAATAGCGCGAACGAGAATCCCAAGAATGTGATGCTGGCTGAATCAAAACTTGCAGGTGTTGGGGTTGACATAGGCCATGAATCAGGCCATTCTTCTGGTGGTACTTTCTCTTCTAGCTCAGAGATTGGGTATGGTTCATCCAAGAGTTCCATATCCGCGTCGATCGATTCTCCGTCCAAAGTGGGGAACACCATAGAGCTCAATTTTGCATCTGCGGAAGAGCATGATAAGAACATGGACAAGGGTAAGAGTAAAGTTGATGACACCGGAACTTCTCGATCACCGGTGGTAGCAGCCAACCGTGTAGAGCCCTTGATTGGCCTGAAGCTTGGCAAGAGAACCTATTTTGAAGATGTCTGTGGAGGGCAGAATGTCAAGAGTTCTCCATCTGGTGTGAGTGTGGCTACTCCTGGTCTGGCCAAGAAGGTGAAGGTGGCTCAGCAGAACACTCAGAACCCACACTGTCAAGTTGAAGGCTGCAATGTTGATCTCTCTTCTGCTAAACCTTACCATCGAAAGCACCGAGTATGTGAACCTCACAGCAAGACTCTTAAAGTCATTGTTGCGGGTCTTGAGCGACGCTTTTGCCAACAGTGTAGTCG GTTTCACGGTTTAGCTGAGTTCGACCAGAAAAAACGAAGCTGTCGCAGGCGCCTCCATGATCACAATGCCCGCAGACGGAAGCCACAACCAGAAGCAATTTCCTTAAGTTCGTCGAGGCTCTCTACATTACTCTATGGTG CAGATGCAAGGCAACAGGCAAGTTTTCTATTTGGTCAAGCTCCTTATGGTCAGATGGGAAGCTGTGCAAGTTCTTGGGATAACCCAGTACCAGGAGGCTTCAAATTTACAGCAACAAAAGCTCCTTGGTCAAGGCCAACAATAGCTGCCGGTGTTGATGGGACGCATGTATCTAATCAGCAGGCATCGGGCAATGTACTGCCACATGGAGCACATCATAGTTTTGATGGTCTCATGGCGTTCAAAGAAACCAACGCGAAGGTCCTTAACCAAG GCATGGAAGCTTCTGCTGTCGCTTCCGGCTCCGCTAGAGGCCCAGACTTTGAGcatgctctctctcttctgtcAATCGATTCAGTGGGTGCTGCAAACCTTCAGCCAGGTTCTCAGATTCACCCTGGTGTCACCGCCATTGCCGGCACCTCCAACCCTGTCATGATGCCATCTCCAGCAATCTGGCAAGGAGGCTTGTCCCTTGATCAGCAGGCGCAGTTTCAGGCTTTCGACCGCCttggcaacgacgacgacgaagatcATCTCCAGCTCCCAAAGCCTTCCTATGACAACTCCCACTATGATCAGATGAACTGA
- the LOC127764048 gene encoding squamosa promoter-binding-like protein 3 isoform X4, translating into MGSFGMDWNQKSSVLWDWENMPPIGNSANENPKNVMLAESKLAGVGVDIGHESGHSSGGTFSSSSEIGYGSSKSSISASIDSPSKVGNTIELNFASAEEHDKNMDKGKSKVDDTGTSRSPVVAANRVEPLIGLKLGKRTYFEDVCGGQNVKSSPSGVSVATPGLAKKVKVAQQNTQNPHCQVEGCNVDLSSAKPYHRKHRVCEPHSKTLKVIVAGLERRFCQQCSRFHGLAEFDQKKRSCRRRLHDHNARRRKPQPEAISLNARQQASFLFGQAPYGQMGSCASSWDNPVPGGFKFTATKAPWSRPTIAAGVDGTHVSNQQASGNVLPHGAHHSFDGLMAFKETNAKVLNQGMEASAVASGSARGPDFEHALSLLSIDSVGAANLQPGSQIHPGVTAIAGTSNPVMMPSPAIWQGGLSLDQQAQFQAFDRLGNDDDEDHLQLPKPSYDNSHYDQMN; encoded by the exons ATGGGTTCTTTTGGGATGGACTGGAATCAGAAGAGCTCGGTGTTGTGGGATTGGGAGAATATGCCGCCGATAGGAAATAGCGCGAACGAGAATCCCAAGAATGTGATGCTGGCTGAATCAAAACTTGCAGGTGTTGGGGTTGACATAGGCCATGAATCAGGCCATTCTTCTGGTGGTACTTTCTCTTCTAGCTCAGAGATTGGGTATGGTTCATCCAAGAGTTCCATATCCGCGTCGATCGATTCTCCGTCCAAAGTGGGGAACACCATAGAGCTCAATTTTGCATCTGCGGAAGAGCATGATAAGAACATGGACAAGGGTAAGAGTAAAGTTGATGACACCGGAACTTCTCGATCACCGGTGGTAGCAGCCAACCGTGTAGAGCCCTTGATTGGCCTGAAGCTTGGCAAGAGAACCTATTTTGAAGATGTCTGTGGAGGGCAGAATGTCAAGAGTTCTCCATCTGGTGTGAGTGTGGCTACTCCTGGTCTGGCCAAGAAGGTGAAGGTGGCTCAGCAGAACACTCAGAACCCACACTGTCAAGTTGAAGGCTGCAATGTTGATCTCTCTTCTGCTAAACCTTACCATCGAAAGCACCGAGTATGTGAACCTCACAGCAAGACTCTTAAAGTCATTGTTGCGGGTCTTGAGCGACGCTTTTGCCAACAGTGTAGTCG GTTTCACGGTTTAGCTGAGTTCGACCAGAAAAAACGAAGCTGTCGCAGGCGCCTCCATGATCACAATGCCCGCAGACGGAAGCCACAACCAGAAGCAATTTCCTTAA ATGCAAGGCAACAGGCAAGTTTTCTATTTGGTCAAGCTCCTTATGGTCAGATGGGAAGCTGTGCAAGTTCTTGGGATAACCCAGTACCAGGAGGCTTCAAATTTACAGCAACAAAAGCTCCTTGGTCAAGGCCAACAATAGCTGCCGGTGTTGATGGGACGCATGTATCTAATCAGCAGGCATCGGGCAATGTACTGCCACATGGAGCACATCATAGTTTTGATGGTCTCATGGCGTTCAAAGAAACCAACGCGAAGGTCCTTAACCAAG GCATGGAAGCTTCTGCTGTCGCTTCCGGCTCCGCTAGAGGCCCAGACTTTGAGcatgctctctctcttctgtcAATCGATTCAGTGGGTGCTGCAAACCTTCAGCCAGGTTCTCAGATTCACCCTGGTGTCACCGCCATTGCCGGCACCTCCAACCCTGTCATGATGCCATCTCCAGCAATCTGGCAAGGAGGCTTGTCCCTTGATCAGCAGGCGCAGTTTCAGGCTTTCGACCGCCttggcaacgacgacgacgaagatcATCTCCAGCTCCCAAAGCCTTCCTATGACAACTCCCACTATGATCAGATGAACTGA
- the LOC127764048 gene encoding squamosa promoter-binding-like protein 3 isoform X2 produces MGSFGMDWNQKSSVLWDWENMPPIGNSANENPKNVMLAESKLAGVGVDIGHESGHSSGGTFSSSSEIGYGSSKSSISASIDSPSKVGNTIELNFASAEEHDKNMDKGKSKVDDTGTSRSPVVAANRVEPLIGLKLGKRTYFEDVCGGQNVKSSPSGVSVATPGLAKKVKVAQQNTQNPHCQVEGCNVDLSSAKPYHRKHRVCEPHSKTLKVIVAGLERRFCQQCSRFHGLAEFDQKKRSCRRRLHDHNARRRKPQPEAISLSSSRLSTLLYGDARQQASFLFGQAPYGQMGSCASSWDNPVPGGFKFTATKAPWSRPTIAAGVDGTHVSNQQASGNVLPHGAHHSFDGLMAFKETNAKVLNQGMEASAVASGSARGPDFEHALSLLSIDSVGAANLQPGSQIHPGVTAIAGTSNPVMMPSPAIWQGGLSLDQQAQFQAFDRLGNDDDEDHLQLPKPSYDNSHYDQMN; encoded by the exons ATGGGTTCTTTTGGGATGGACTGGAATCAGAAGAGCTCGGTGTTGTGGGATTGGGAGAATATGCCGCCGATAGGAAATAGCGCGAACGAGAATCCCAAGAATGTGATGCTGGCTGAATCAAAACTTGCAGGTGTTGGGGTTGACATAGGCCATGAATCAGGCCATTCTTCTGGTGGTACTTTCTCTTCTAGCTCAGAGATTGGGTATGGTTCATCCAAGAGTTCCATATCCGCGTCGATCGATTCTCCGTCCAAAGTGGGGAACACCATAGAGCTCAATTTTGCATCTGCGGAAGAGCATGATAAGAACATGGACAAGGGTAAGAGTAAAGTTGATGACACCGGAACTTCTCGATCACCGGTGGTAGCAGCCAACCGTGTAGAGCCCTTGATTGGCCTGAAGCTTGGCAAGAGAACCTATTTTGAAGATGTCTGTGGAGGGCAGAATGTCAAGAGTTCTCCATCTGGTGTGAGTGTGGCTACTCCTGGTCTGGCCAAGAAGGTGAAGGTGGCTCAGCAGAACACTCAGAACCCACACTGTCAAGTTGAAGGCTGCAATGTTGATCTCTCTTCTGCTAAACCTTACCATCGAAAGCACCGAGTATGTGAACCTCACAGCAAGACTCTTAAAGTCATTGTTGCGGGTCTTGAGCGACGCTTTTGCCAACAGTGTAGTCG GTTTCACGGTTTAGCTGAGTTCGACCAGAAAAAACGAAGCTGTCGCAGGCGCCTCCATGATCACAATGCCCGCAGACGGAAGCCACAACCAGAAGCAATTTCCTTAAGTTCGTCGAGGCTCTCTACATTACTCTATGGTG ATGCAAGGCAACAGGCAAGTTTTCTATTTGGTCAAGCTCCTTATGGTCAGATGGGAAGCTGTGCAAGTTCTTGGGATAACCCAGTACCAGGAGGCTTCAAATTTACAGCAACAAAAGCTCCTTGGTCAAGGCCAACAATAGCTGCCGGTGTTGATGGGACGCATGTATCTAATCAGCAGGCATCGGGCAATGTACTGCCACATGGAGCACATCATAGTTTTGATGGTCTCATGGCGTTCAAAGAAACCAACGCGAAGGTCCTTAACCAAG GCATGGAAGCTTCTGCTGTCGCTTCCGGCTCCGCTAGAGGCCCAGACTTTGAGcatgctctctctcttctgtcAATCGATTCAGTGGGTGCTGCAAACCTTCAGCCAGGTTCTCAGATTCACCCTGGTGTCACCGCCATTGCCGGCACCTCCAACCCTGTCATGATGCCATCTCCAGCAATCTGGCAAGGAGGCTTGTCCCTTGATCAGCAGGCGCAGTTTCAGGCTTTCGACCGCCttggcaacgacgacgacgaagatcATCTCCAGCTCCCAAAGCCTTCCTATGACAACTCCCACTATGATCAGATGAACTGA
- the LOC127764048 gene encoding squamosa promoter-binding-like protein 3 isoform X3, which produces MGSFGMDWNQKSSVLWDWENMPPIGNSANENPKNVMLAESKLAGVGVDIGHESGHSSGGTFSSSSEIGYGSSKSSISASIDSPSKVGNTIELNFASAEEHDKNMDKGKSKVDDTGTSRSPVVAANRVEPLIGLKLGKRTYFEDVCGGQNVKSSPSGVSVATPGLAKKVKVAQQNTQNPHCQVEGCNVDLSSAKPYHRKHRVCEPHSKTLKVIVAGLERRFCQQCSRFHGLAEFDQKKRSCRRRLHDHNARRRKPQPEAISLSSSRLSTLLYDARQQASFLFGQAPYGQMGSCASSWDNPVPGGFKFTATKAPWSRPTIAAGVDGTHVSNQQASGNVLPHGAHHSFDGLMAFKETNAKVLNQGMEASAVASGSARGPDFEHALSLLSIDSVGAANLQPGSQIHPGVTAIAGTSNPVMMPSPAIWQGGLSLDQQAQFQAFDRLGNDDDEDHLQLPKPSYDNSHYDQMN; this is translated from the exons ATGGGTTCTTTTGGGATGGACTGGAATCAGAAGAGCTCGGTGTTGTGGGATTGGGAGAATATGCCGCCGATAGGAAATAGCGCGAACGAGAATCCCAAGAATGTGATGCTGGCTGAATCAAAACTTGCAGGTGTTGGGGTTGACATAGGCCATGAATCAGGCCATTCTTCTGGTGGTACTTTCTCTTCTAGCTCAGAGATTGGGTATGGTTCATCCAAGAGTTCCATATCCGCGTCGATCGATTCTCCGTCCAAAGTGGGGAACACCATAGAGCTCAATTTTGCATCTGCGGAAGAGCATGATAAGAACATGGACAAGGGTAAGAGTAAAGTTGATGACACCGGAACTTCTCGATCACCGGTGGTAGCAGCCAACCGTGTAGAGCCCTTGATTGGCCTGAAGCTTGGCAAGAGAACCTATTTTGAAGATGTCTGTGGAGGGCAGAATGTCAAGAGTTCTCCATCTGGTGTGAGTGTGGCTACTCCTGGTCTGGCCAAGAAGGTGAAGGTGGCTCAGCAGAACACTCAGAACCCACACTGTCAAGTTGAAGGCTGCAATGTTGATCTCTCTTCTGCTAAACCTTACCATCGAAAGCACCGAGTATGTGAACCTCACAGCAAGACTCTTAAAGTCATTGTTGCGGGTCTTGAGCGACGCTTTTGCCAACAGTGTAGTCG GTTTCACGGTTTAGCTGAGTTCGACCAGAAAAAACGAAGCTGTCGCAGGCGCCTCCATGATCACAATGCCCGCAGACGGAAGCCACAACCAGAAGCAATTTCCTTAAGTTCGTCGAGGCTCTCTACATTACTCTATG ATGCAAGGCAACAGGCAAGTTTTCTATTTGGTCAAGCTCCTTATGGTCAGATGGGAAGCTGTGCAAGTTCTTGGGATAACCCAGTACCAGGAGGCTTCAAATTTACAGCAACAAAAGCTCCTTGGTCAAGGCCAACAATAGCTGCCGGTGTTGATGGGACGCATGTATCTAATCAGCAGGCATCGGGCAATGTACTGCCACATGGAGCACATCATAGTTTTGATGGTCTCATGGCGTTCAAAGAAACCAACGCGAAGGTCCTTAACCAAG GCATGGAAGCTTCTGCTGTCGCTTCCGGCTCCGCTAGAGGCCCAGACTTTGAGcatgctctctctcttctgtcAATCGATTCAGTGGGTGCTGCAAACCTTCAGCCAGGTTCTCAGATTCACCCTGGTGTCACCGCCATTGCCGGCACCTCCAACCCTGTCATGATGCCATCTCCAGCAATCTGGCAAGGAGGCTTGTCCCTTGATCAGCAGGCGCAGTTTCAGGCTTTCGACCGCCttggcaacgacgacgacgaagatcATCTCCAGCTCCCAAAGCCTTCCTATGACAACTCCCACTATGATCAGATGAACTGA
- the LOC127763263 gene encoding glucan endo-1,3-beta-glucosidase 6-like, which translates to MGSSWWWHGRAAAAVACWVWLAAAAAVGVEAIGANWGTQASHPLAPDTVVQMLKDNGFDKVKLFDAGEDTMSALRKSGLEVMVGIPNDMLAAMASSMAAANKWVDQNVSNYLNDGVKIRYVAVGNEPFLETYNGSFLQTTFPAIRNIQSALVKAGLGSQVRVTCPLNADVYQSSTSKPSDGDFRTDIHDLMLTIVKFLSDTGGAFTVNIYPFISLYSDSNFPVDYAFFDGAASPIVDGSATYTNMFDANYDTLIWALKKNGFGNLPVIVGEIGWPTDGDMNANIQMAQHFNQGFLTHIATGRGTPMRPGPVDAYLFSLIDEDEKSIQPGNFERHWGIFTYDGLPKYQLNLGQSHGLLKAKNVKYLERKWCVLKPSIGLTDPRLSDSISYACSLADCTSLGYKTSCGGLDTRSNISYAFNSYYQKNDQDDVACGFSNLATITGQDPSTGTCRFGIMIEVDSAFSWKLQHVRSSNLLMLLLVLLQLCLSFS; encoded by the exons ATGGGTTCTTCTTGGTGGTGGCatggaagggcggcggcggcggtggcgtgttgggtgtggctggcggcggcggcggcggtgggggtggaggCGATAGGGGCGAACTGGGGGACGCAGGCGAGCCACCCGCTGGCGCCGGACACGGTGGTGCAGATGCTCAAGGACAACGGGTTCGACAAGGTGAAGCTGTTCGACGCCGGGGAGGACACCATGAGCGCCCTGAGGAAGAGCGGGCTGGAGGTGATGGTCGGCATCCCCAACGACAtgctcgccgccatggccagcaGCATGGCGGCCGCCAACAAGTGGGTCGACCAGAACGTCTCCAACTACCTCAACGACGGCGTCAAGATCAg GTATGTTGCTGTTGGTAACGAGCCTTTCCTGGAGACATACAATGGAAGCTTTCTGCAAACTACTTTTCCTGCCATCAGAAACATACAAAGTGCGCTTGTGAAGGCTGGCTTGGGTAGTCAAGTTAGAGTGACATGCCCTCTCAATGCTGATGTTTATCAATCATCGACTAGCAAGCCTTCTGATGGGGACTTCCGCACAGATATTCATGATCTGATGCTCACCATCGTAAAATTCCTGAGCGATACTGGTGGAGCTTTCACTGTCAACATCTACCCTTTCATAAGCCTCTATTCTGATTCAAACTTCCCTGTCGACTACGCCTTCTTTGATGGTGCCGCATCACCCATTGTTGATGGCTCTGCGACATACACAAACATGTTTGATGCAAACTATGACACACTTATATGGGCTTTGAAGAAGAATGGCTTTGGAAATCTCCCAGTCATTGTTGGGGAGATTGGATGGCCAACTGACGGGGACATGAATGCAAATATTCAGATGGCGCAGCACTTCAACCAAGGCTTCCTAACACATATTGCCACAGGGCGAGGAACGCCGATGAGGCCTGGACCAGTTGATGCTTACTTGTTCAGTCTAATCGATGAGGATGAGAAGAGCATACAGCCAGGTAATTTTGAGCGTCACTGGGGGATATTCACCTATGATGGCTTGCCAAAGTATCAACTGAATCTTGGGCAATCACATGGCCTTCTCAAAGCGAAGAACGTGAAGTACCTTGAGAGGAAGTGGTGCGTGCTGAAGCCTTCTATAGGCCTTACTGATCCAAGGCTTTCAGATAGCATCAGCTATGCCTGCTCCCTGGCAGATTGCACCAGCCTTGGTTACAAGACATCTTGTGGGGGACTGGACACCAGAAGCAACATCTCGTACGCGTTCAACAGCTACTACCAGAAGAACGATCAAGACGATGTCGCCTGTGGGTTCTCGAACCTCGCAACGATCACTGGCCAAGACCCCAGCACCGGAACATGCAGATTCGGTATCATGATCGAGGTCGACTCGGCCTTCTCGTGGAAGCTGCAGCATGTTAGAAGCAGCAACCTCTTGATGCTTCTGCTAGTGCTTCTCCAGCTTTGCCTGTCATTCTCATAG